The genomic region TTCGTCCGGGTCGATAGGGAACTTGGCCAGATACTCGGAGGCGGCAATATCGATCCGGGTCCCGCTTTCCAGGACATGGGCGAGGATGCTCAGGACCGCGCCTTCGAACAGAATCTGCCTGTCGGTTGGCCTGTCCTCGGTTTTTCCCGTGATGTGCAATCTGTCCGGCAAGTCCCCACCCTTCCGATCCGGCCTGCTGGTGACCGATACTAGCCGATCAGGGTCTGCCGACCTCTGGGAGTAAAAGTCCAAGGAAAATAGCGCGCGCCACAGCATGAGCCCGCGTCGCGGCACCCATTTTCTTCATGGCATTAAGAATGTGGAAGTTAACGCCGCCAATGGATATTCCGAGATGGCGAGCAATTTCCTTGCTGCTCTTGCCGGAGGCAATAAGTTGTAAGACGTCACGCTCCCGCTCGGTCAAATTGCCTTGAATGCTGGAACCGTCCACTTCTGCACCGTATAGTGTCAAAACCCCTGTAAGCCGCAGAATAGTTGCCAGTCATCGGGGCAATCAAGCCAGATATCAGGACCTAGCAATTCAACTAGGGCTAGATCGGCATTGAAGGGGGAAAGAGTTATGACGTGGCCGTGGATATACGTACGACTAATGTCAAGCTTGTTACGGCCAATCGAACGAACTTCATGTCCTTACGAAAACAGAATGGCGGAGTTTCGAGAGACTTTCATTTTTGATCGTAAAATGAAAACCATTCTTAGCCAGCGTTCTTGTAATTGTATTTCGCGGATGCGGGACGTCAGCAAATGGCTGTGTGCAGGGCTGAATTCGAGCCCTATTTCGTCTTCATCTCGTAGACGCCGCTCCAATCGGGTGACGGCGGGTCGGCCAGAAAGTGGCGGCTGCGTTCTATGAAGATGGACGGAACCTTGTCGGCGGGGGCCAGGGCGGCGAGGTTTTCGTAGGCGGCGATGGCATCGGTCCAGCGCCGCTCCTGATAGGCGCTGAAGCCTTCCTCGGTCAGTCGGCACATTTCCAATTCCGCCGCTGTGGGGGCCAGGTCGGGATTGCCGCCGCGCAGCGCCATCAACTCGTAGACCATGGCACCGGCCTTGCGCCCCTTGACGGCGACCAGATCCAGAGGGCGGACCACCAGCGACGGACCGGCGGCATCGACCACCGCCTGGCTGATACAGATCTGGGTGCCGTAGACCTTGTTGACCCCTTCCAGGCGCGAGGCGACGTTGACGCCGTCGCCCATGGCCGTATAGCTCATGCGCCAAGCCGAGCCGATATTGCCGACAATGACCGGCGCCGTGTGCAGACCGATGCGCACGAACATGGTGGGGAGCCCCTGCGCGGTCCAGTCGGCATTCATCAGGGCCTGGACCCGCCTGGCTTTCAGTGCGGAGATGCAGCCGCGCAACGCATGGTCGTCACGCCAGACGGGGGCGCCCCAGAAGGCCATCACCGCGTCGCCTACATATTTGTCGACGGTCCCGTCCTCTTCCGCCACGCATTCCGAGATGGCGGCCAGATGGCGCGAGATATGGACCAGCAGGTCGCCCGCCGTCATGCGCTCGGACAGGCCGGTGAAGTCGGCCACATCGGTAAACATCACGGTCAAAGTCCGGTTCTGGCCGCCCAGTTCGATGGCCTTGCCGCTTGCGACGAGTTCGCGGACCAGATCGCGGGGCACGAACATGCCGAAGGTGCGCAGCGCCCGTTTCATCATGTTCATCGAATGGATCAGTTCATTGACCTCGGCGACGATGGCGTGAAGCGCGATGGGGCCGTTCAGGTCGAATCTCTGGATCTTCTGGATCTCACGGGTCAGCAGGGTGAGCGGCCGGGTAATC from Paramagnetospirillum magnetotacticum MS-1 harbors:
- a CDS encoding helix-turn-helix domain-containing protein, with translation MDGSSIQGNLTERERDVLQLIASGKSSKEIARHLGISIGGVNFHILNAMKKMGAATRAHAVARAIFLGLLLPEVGRP